A region from the Salvia splendens isolate huo1 chromosome 15, SspV2, whole genome shotgun sequence genome encodes:
- the LOC121768658 gene encoding NAC domain-containing protein 82-like isoform X3 yields MHEYKLIDNELAAAGVQDNYVVCKVFEKNGPGPKNGAQYGAPFNPADWTDDDDDVAENHSIPQAAEAPSQTAWMQNEEHSLPLGSGLLDSGNGPLPMLEEGPSSSVVAPTSIVAADETNDEIDSMLACFVDEDMLLPDGNGFNQDDLSGNGNNRLLPCSGGLDIYNHLHDLDGWRKINEGRYDFSGSQNVDYPLYMLPVDNSTYIELDDLRLPLDCSNGVTGAHFSSSGLGSASYGHENIHQLNSITGFAGIGDQHLSFANELSVLPNTSGGDISLDVLQMVDNPFYQVTNDSHNSDFSFGQLGNPVCSPPNTERGLHLEYHYSRFMERIPAHLPTVAKILALCSCGGSSIHIKAEVTHRAGECTNEALAVMMGGSSSCWFFCKLQLCALESLLEFA; encoded by the exons GATaattatgttgtgtgtaaaGTTTTTGAGAAGAATGGACCAGGCCCCAAAAATGGCGCACAGTATGGTGCCCCTTTCAATCCAGCTGATTGGactgatgatgatgacgatgtTGCTGAGAACCATTCTATACCCCAGGCAGCTGAAGCTCCTTCACAAACTGCATGGATGCAGAATGAAGAGCATAGTTTGCCTCTTGGAAGCGGATTGCTTGACTCTGGAAATGGACCACTACCTATGCTTGAAGAAGGTCCATCATCTTCAGTGGTTGCTCCAACTAGTATTGTAGCTGCAGACGAGACCAATGATGAGATTGATAGTATGCTTGCCTGCTTTGTCGATGAAGACATGCTGCTTCCTGATGGGAATGGATTCAATCAG GATGATCTTAGTGGCAATGGAAACAACAGATTGTTACCTTGTAGTGGGGGCTTGGATATATACAATCATCTTCATGACTTGGATGGTTGGAGAAAGATCAATGAGGGCAGATATGACTTCTCTGGATCACAGAATGTTGACTATCCACTCTACATGCTTCCCGTAGACAATTCAACATATATAGAACTCGATGATCTTCGGCTCCCATTGGATTGCTCAAATGGAGTTACTGGAGCTCATTTCTCATCAAGTGGCCTGGGGTCTGCATCTTATGGCCATGAGAATATTCATCAATTAAACTCTATAACTGGGTTTGCCGGCATAGGGGATCAGCATCTTTCATTTGCAAATGAGCTGTCTGTGTTGCCAAATACATCCGGGGGTGATATTTCTTTGGATGTGCTTCAGATG GTGGACAATCCATTTTACCAGGTAACTAATGATTCACATAATTCAGACTTCTCATTTGGGCAACTGGGGAATCCGGTCTGTTCTCCTCCCAACACTGAAAGAG GATTACATTTAGAATACCATTATTCAAGATTTATGGAACGCATTCCAGCTCACTTACCTACAGTTGCTAAGATTCTCGCTCTTTGTTCTTGTGGTGGCTCCTCCATACATATCAAGGCTGAGGTGACTCACAGAGCTGGTGAATGCACTAACGAAGCTTTGGCAGTTATGATGGGGGGGTCTAGCAGCTGTTGGTTCTTTTGCAAACTTCAGCTTTGTGCTCTGGAAAGTCTGCTAGAATTTGCCTAA
- the LOC121766335 gene encoding BTB/POZ domain-containing protein At2g13690-like produces the protein MHDVKSERRREPQLHRRRYWCCSFTTPPLSPETPGLSRSRSLSSSCGKKTQLPFSNSPQTQKTPFARRILSPGRVSPISEHPVVSHTTPKNHQIPKSPLPLPLPPPPPPPADSEGNLRIYDTRLNLKGKNGGSLVLELSSEVLAANSAVFAELIADYRKNVSGLCRVEVPDVENLSVFRETIELMFEEDIQKKLVKIGVFRAIDILEASVGIKFSRCISACLQYLEAVPWTEEEEEKMRELFNGLKIDDPKTKDIRDRFCSPSDPVDSQPALTKQLILSITTCRDTTAGNELKSLVKGLLCKSSVYEKDSPDVNKEDMYAVCESCLKSLNSLLEETSDSNAGQKLAKKEKEKPLLERISKQVDNINWLVDILLDHQLAEEFVRLWGNQEGLLKLHKNASPMVKYELSRVSAVLFIAIGTRRLHCPTETRLRLLQAWFRPMLSDFGWLQRSKKGLDMKALEEAMGQALLTLPLKEQYSLFMEWFHCFSKHGNECPNLSKAFQIWWRRSFLKGSETMAVESR, from the exons ATGCACGACGTCAAATCCGAGCGCCGCCGCGAGCCGCagctccaccgccgccgctACTGGTGCTGCTCCTTCACCACCCCTCCCCTCAGCCCCGAGACTCCGGGGCTCTCGCGCTCCCGCTCTCTCTCCTCCTCGTGCGGTAAAAAGACGCAATTGCCCTTCTCCAACTCTCCCCAGACCCAGAAGACCCCCTTCGCCCGTCGGATCCTCTCTCCGGGTCGGGTCTCTCCCATCTCCGAGCATCCCGTTGTTTCCCACACCACTCCTAAAAACCACCAAATCCCTAAATCGCCTTTGCCTTTGCCGTTGCCCCCGCCTCCCCCGCCCCCTGCCGACAGCGAGGGGAATTTGAGGATTTATGATACTAGGTTGAATCTGAAGGGGAAGAATGGGGGATCGCTGGTGCTGGAGCTGAGTTCGGAGGTTTTGGCGGCGAATAGCGCCGTTTTCGCCGAATTGATCGCGGATTATCGCAAGAATGTGAGCGGTTTGTGTAGGGTTGAGGTGCCGGATGTCGAGAATCTGAGCGTGTTTCGTGAGACGATTGAGCTCATGTTTGAGGAGGATATTCAGAAGAAGCTCGTCAAGATTGGGGTTTTTCGAGCTATCGACATACTCGag GCATCAGTAGGCATCAAGTTTAGCAGGTGTATCTCTGCGTGTTTACAATACTTGGAGGCGGTGCCATGGactgaagaagaagaggagaagatGAGGGAACTATTCAATGGACTAAAAATAGACGATCCCAAAACCAAAGACATCCGGGACAGATTCTGTAGCCCCAGTGATCCCGTTGATTCTCAGCCAGCATTGACCAAGCAGCTTATCTTGTCCATTACCACCTGCAGAGACACCACTGCTGGGAATGAACTCAAGTCTTTGGTTAAAGGTCTGTTATGCAAAAGTTCCGTCTATGAAAAGGATTCCCCGGATGTTAATAAGGAGGACATGTATGCAGTTTGTGAGTCGTGTCTGAAATCACTTAACAGTCTGCTTGAGGAGACCTCGGATAGCAATGCAGGGCAGAAGTTGGCGAAAAAGGAGAAAGAAAAGCCTCTGTTAGAGCGCATCTCAAAGCAGGTGGACAACATAAATTGGCTTGTGGATATCCTGCTCGATCACCAGCTGGCGGAGGAGTTTGTCCGTTTGTGGGGAAATCAAGAAGGGCTGCTTAAATTGCACAAGAATGCATCTCCGATGGTCAAGTATGAGCTGAGCCGTGTCTCAGCAGTGCTGTTCATTGCAATCGGGACTAGGAGGCTCCACTGCCCGACAGAGACAAGGCTGAGGCTTCTACAAGCGTGGTTTAGACCAATGCTATCTGATTTTGGCTGGTTGCAGAGGAGCAAAAAGGGACTGGACATGAAGGCATTGGAGGAGGCGATGGGCCAAGCGCTGCTCACTCTACCACTGAAAGAGCAGTATTCGTTGTTTATGGAATGGTTCCATTGCTTCTCCAAGCATGGCAACGAATGCCCTAACCTCAGTAAAGCATTCCAAATATGGTGGCGAAGATCGTTCCTCAAGGGCTCGGAAACCATGGCCGTTGAATCTAGGTGA
- the LOC121767653 gene encoding ADP-ribosylation factor-like protein 2: protein MGLLSIIRKRRCTFSCGLDNSGKTTIVMKINGEDTSVISPTLGFNIKTMAYQKYTLNIWDVGGQRTIRSYWRHYFEQTDGLVWVVDSSDLRRLDDCKYELDNLLKEERLSGASLLIFANKQDIQGSLSSDEIARVLNLDGMDKSRHWKIVGCSAFTGEGLLQGFDWMVQDIASRIYMLD, encoded by the exons ATGGGTCTTCTCAGCATAATCCGGAAAAGGAGATGCACATTCTCATG TGGTCTTGATAATTCTGGAAAGACGACAATAGTGATGAAGATTAATGGCGAAGATACTAGTGTAATCAGCCCCACTCTTGGGTTCAACATCAAAACCATGGCTTACCAAAA GTACACTTTGAACATATGGGATGTGGGAGGGCAGAGAACCATAAGGTCTTATTGGAGACACTATTTCGAGCAAACTGATGGGTTGGTCTGGGTGGTGGATAGTTCGGATCTGAGGAGGCTGGATGATTGCAAATATGAGTTGGATAATCTTCTCAAAGAAGAG CGATTATCAGGAGCGTCGTTGCTAATATTTGCAAATAAGCAGGATATACAAGGTTCGCTGTCATCGGATGAGATAGCTAGA GTTCTGAACCTAGACGGCATGGATAAAAGCCGGCACTGGAAAATCGTGGGATGTAGTGCATTTACCGGGGAAGGGCTGCTCCAAGGGTTTGATTGGATGGTTCAAGACATAGCCTCGAGAATATACATGCTTGACTAA
- the LOC121768267 gene encoding putative pentatricopeptide repeat-containing protein At5g13230, mitochondrial — MTKFYCYRLSQQWRFNGDNRLLRIPCFLQHRRSSSVMKAPAALIPNFDSHAYARLLQLCTKNNDPNRAKTIHCDVLKRGNCLDLYARNILLNLYLKTGLLSDGLKVFDEMLERNVVSFVTMIQGYSQFKEYDRAVDLFFKVHKEGHELNPFVFTTILKLLVSMDWLELALCVHACIYKLGYGSDAFVGTSLIDAYSVFGAVNFAKEVFKGIVDRDMVCWTGMVSCYAENDCFEDSLDLFNQMRSAGLMPNNYTFASVIKACLGLENAELGKSIHGCVIKTCYEMDSYVGVSLLDLYTRSGDIEDARHVFEEIPKDDVVPWSFMISRYSQSDRCQQALDMFIQMRKAFVSPNEFTLASILQACATKEDLELGCQVHCHMIKVGLDLNVFALNALMDVYAKCGNIWSSMELFVKSTNKNEVSWNTMIVGYVQLGDAEKAFLLYLNMLEQNIQATEVTYSSLLRAAACLAALEVGIQIHSVTVKTMYDGDDTVSNALIDMYGKCGRIRDARSVFDSMRTQDVISWNSIISAYSMHGLGDEALKIFEAMRKANITPDPLTFVAVLSACSNTGSMDQGESYFTSMQEDYGIEPRMEHYTCMVSLLGRLGYIDKAVKMIGEIPHEPSVMVWRALLGACVAHNNVEFGRFSAEKVLELEPQDESTYVLLSNIYAGAKRWDNVAIVRKRMKRKKVKKEPGLSWVEIQGMVHSFVVGDNSHEDIKLIRAMLEWLNLRSKRAGFAPNHDVILLDVEEDEKSRLLWSHSERIALAFSLLVTPPGSPIRIIKNLRICADCHVALKLASKLVKREIVVRDIKRFHHFHDGICSCNDYW; from the coding sequence ATGACCAAATTCTACTGTTACAGACTTTCGCAACAATGGAGATTCAATGGCGACAATCGGCTGCTCCGTATACCTTGCTTTCTACAGCATCGTCGCTCATCTTCAGTCATGAAAGCTCCAGCGGCACTGATTCCGAACTTCGATTCCCATGCATATGCCCGATTGCTTCAGCTTTGCACGAAAAACAACGACCCCAACAGAGCCAAAACCATCCACTGTGATGTTCTGAAGAGGGGTAACTGTTTGGACCTATATGCTCGCAATATTTTGTTGAATCTCTACTTGAAAACGGGGCTTTTATCCGATGGTCTTAAAGTGTTCGACGAAATGCTGGAGAgaaatgttgtttctttcgttACAATGATTCAGGGATATTCTCAATTTAAAGAGTACGATAGAGCTGTAGATTTATTCTTTAAGGTGCATAAGGAGGGCCATGAACTTAACCCTTTTGTCTTCACCACGATTTTGAAGTTGCTTGTGAGCATGGATTGGTTGGAGTTAGCGTTGTGTGTTCATGCTTGCATTTATAAGCTTGGTTATGGCTCTGATGCCTTTGTTGGGACATCTCTTATTGATGCTTATTCGGTTTTTGGGGCTGTGAATTTTGCTAAAGAGGTGTTCAAGGGAATTGTCGATAGGGACATGGTGTGTTGGACTGGGATGGTGTCTTGTTATGCTGAGAATGATTGTTTTGAAGATTCGTTGGATCTCTTTAATCAAATGAGGTCGGCAGGGTTGATGCCAAATAATTATACTTTTGCAAGTGTGATTAAGGCGTGCCTTGGACTTGAAAATGCTGAATTGGGGAAGAGTATACATGGCTGCGTTATAAAGACATGTTATGAGATGGATTCTTATGTCGGTGTTTCCTTGCTTGACTTGTATACCAGGTCTGGGGACATTGAAGATGCTAGACATGTATTTGAGGAGATCCCTAAAGACGATGTAGTTCCATGGAGTTTCATGATTTCTCGGTACTCTCAAAGTGATCGTTGTCAGCAGGCGTTGGATATGTTTATCCAAATGCGGAAAGCTTTTGTAAGTCCTAATGAATTCACTTTGGCTAGCATCCTCCAAGCTTGCGCGACAAAGGAGGACCTCGAGCTGGGGTGTCAAGTCCACTGCCACATGATCAAGGTTGGGCTTGATTTGAATGTGTTTGCTCTCAATGCCCTCATGGACGTGTATGCTAAATGTGGAAACATATGGTCTTCTATGGAATTGTTTGTAAAGTCCACGAATAAAAATGAGGTTTCCTGGAACACAATGATAGTTGGATATGTCCAACTAGGAGATGCAGAGAAAGCCTTTCTATTGTACCTAAATATGTTAGAACAAAACATCCAAGCAACTGAGGTAACGTACTCCAGCTTGCTCAGGGCTGCTGCATGTTTAGCAGCTTTGGAGGTTGGGATTCAGATACATTCAGTGACGGTCAAAACCATGTATGATGGAGATGATACTGTCAGTAATGCTCTTATTGATATGTATGGAAAGTGTGGAAGAATTAGGGATGCTCGTTCAGTTTTTGACTCTATGCGCACACAAGATGTCATTTCATGGAACTCAATCATTTCAGCATACTCGATGCATGGTCTTGGTGATGAGGCGTTAAAGATCTTTGAGGCTATGCGAAAAGCCAACATCACACCTGATCCTTTGACCTTTGTTGCTGTCCTTTCAGCATGTAGCAACACTGGATCAATGGATCAAGGTGAGTCTTATTTTACTTCCATGCAAGAGGATTATGGTATTGAACCACGCATGGAACATTATACTTGTATGGTATCACTTCTAGGAAGATTGGGTTATATTGATAAGGCAGTAAAGATGATAGGAGAGATTCCACATGAGCCCAGTGTTATGGTATGGCGTGCATTGCTTGGGGCTTGCGTTGCACACAACAATGTTGAGTTTGGGAGGTTTTCCGCTGAGAAAGTGCTTGAGCTGGAACCCCAAGATGAATCAACTTATGTGCTTTTGTCTAACATATATGCAGGTGCAAAAAGATGGGATAATGTGGCTATTGTTAGGAAAAggatgaagagaaaaaaggtGAAGAAGGAGCCAGGCCTTAGTTGGGTTGAGATTCAGGGAATGGTTCATTCTTTTGTTGTAGGAGACAATTCACATGAAGATATTAAACTTATTCGTGCAATGCTTGAATGGCTCAATTTGAGAAGCAAAAGAGCTGGGTTTGCACCTAATCACGACGTGATTTTGCTTGATGTGGAAGAGGACGAAAAATCTCGTCTGTTGTGGTCGCACAGTGAAAGAATAGCTCTGGCATTTTCTCTTCTTGTAACGCCTCCCGGAAGCCCTATACGCATCATTAAGAATCTTCGCATATGTGCTGACTGCCATGTTGCGCTTAAGTTGGCATCTAAGTTGGTGAAGAGAGAAATTGTTGTTAGGGACATAAAGCGGTTTCATCACTTTCATGATGGTATATGCTCCTGCAATGATTACTGGTGA
- the LOC121768734 gene encoding mitogen-activated protein kinase kinase kinase 3-like isoform X1 has protein sequence MPAWWGKKGRSKDSVKSSSVKNEKKRGKEIDSHRVNSLDEGLLQPTPRISRDFSAGVRELSGRDSSGFSGFDSASSLDKGQPQPLPRPLGASNDHNHGVGSGSGSGSVSSVSSSGSSDDHAQVAADQPAFRGHGENRLSPLMRSPARASRCSTTPVSPLHARLGGMSLDSPGGKLEEGKSELHKLPLPPGSPASPSALPTPRSPGTNESSSYNASKWRKGKLLGRGTFGHVYLGFNSENGQMCAIKEVRLVSDDQSSKESLKQLNQEISLLSQLSHPNIVQYYGSDLSEERLSVYLEYVSGGSIHKLLQEYGAFAEPVIQNYTRQILSGLAYLHGRNTVHRDIKGANILVDPNGEIKLADFGMAKHIANCSSMLSFKGSPYWMAPEVVMNTNGYSLPVDIWSLGCTVLEMATSKPPWSQYEGVAAIFKIGNSKDAPEIPEYLSADAKGFIRLCLQREPSARPTASQLLTHPFVRNQTTARANVNLTREAFPRSFDGSRTPTAQEMQSSRPKNSSFDRDDGPRLNIPRTLLSPRDDTRMITSLPVSPSSSPLRRDVGAYNSFFLSPPHPCYPYVGQSSQNYSDHSVFPLRPISRTSLEIPQFRAQAPFRSPTRNIL, from the exons ATGCCGGCTTGGTGGGGGAAGAAGGGGCGGAGCAAGGATTCGGTGAAGAGTTCATCGGTGAAGAATGAGAAGAAGAGAGGGAAAGAGATTGACAGCCATAGAGTCAACAGCTTGGACGAAGGTCTACTGCAGCCGACGCCGAGAATCAGCAGAGATTTTTCCGCCGGCGTAAGAGAATTGAGCGGCCGAGATTCATCTGGCTTCTCCGGCTTCGATTCGGCGTCTTCGTTGGATAAAGGCCAGCCGCAGCCGTTGCCTAGGCCGTTGGGGGCATCGAATGATCATAATCATGGCGTCGGGTCTGGATCTGGATCGGGTTCGGTTTCGAGCGTCAGCTCTTCTGGGTCGTCCGATGATCACGCTCAAGTTGCGGCTGATCAGCCTGCTTTTAG AGGACATGGCGAGAACAGATTGAGTCCTTTGATGAGAAGCCCAGCCCGAGCTTCCAGGTGCAGTACAACACCCGTATCACCCCTTCACGCACGTCTTGGTGGAATGAGTTTGGACTCTCCGGGTGGGAAGCTGGAAGAAGGGAAGAGCGAGCTTCATAAACTTCCCCTTCCACCTGGTTCTCCAGCTAGCCCTTCTGCGTTACCAACCCCAAGAAGTCCTGGTACAAATGAAAGCTCGAGTTATAATGCTTCTAAATGGAGAAAAGGAAAGCTTCTAGGAAGAGGCACTTTTGGTCATGTTTACCTTGGCTTTAACAG TGAGAATGGGCAAATGTGCGCCATAAAAGAAGTTAGACTTGTTTCAGATGATCAGTCATCAAAAGAAAGTCTCAAGCAACTGAATCAG GAAATAAGCTTGCTAAGTCAGCTTTCACATCCAAATATTGTTCAATACTATGGAAGTGATCTG AGTGAAGAAAGGTTATCAGTTTATTTGGAGTATGTTTCTGGAGGTTCCATCCACAAATTACTGCAAGAATATGGTGCGTTTGCCGAACCTGTTATCCAAAATTACACCCGTCAGATCCTCTCTGGTCTGGCCTACTTGCACGGGCGCAATACTGTACACAG AGATATCAAGGGAGCAAATATTTTGGTAGACCCAAATGGTGAAATTAAACTTGCTGATTTTGGAATGGCAAAACAT ATAGCTAACTGTTCATCAATGCTCTCCTTCAAAGGAAGTCCTTATTGGATGGCACCTGAG GTGGTTATGAATACAAATGGATACAGCCTTCCAGTAGATATCTGGAGCTTAGGATGCACAGTTCTTGAAATGGCTACTTCTAAACCGCCCTGGAGCCAATATGAAGGG GTTGCTGCTATATTTAAAATCGGAAACAGCAAAGATGCTCCAGAAATTCCAGAGTACCTATCTGCTGATGCAAAAGGTTTCATAAGGCTATGCTTGCAGCGGGAGCCATCTGCCAGGCCAACTGCATCCCAGTTACTCACTCACCCTTTTGTTAGAAATCAAACAACAGCACGGGCCAATGTCAATTTAACAAGAGAGGCTTTTCCTCGGTCTTTTGATGGAAGCCGCACACCG ACTGCTCAGGAAATGCAGTCCAGCAGACCGAAGAACAGCTCTTTTGATAGAGATGATGGTCCGAGGTTAAATATACCAAGAACCTTATTAAGCCCTAG GGATGACACGAGAATGATTACCTCACTGCCTGTATCTCCCTCCTCAAGCCCATTACGACGTGATGTAGGGGCGTACAACAGCTTTTTCCTTTCTCCACCGCACCCCTGTTATCCttatgttgggcagagcagtcAAAATTATAGTGATCACTCAGTATTTCCGTTAAGGCCCATCTCAAGAACATCGCTCGAAATCCCACAATTTAGAGCTCAAGCTCCATTTAGATCTCCAACGAGGAACATACTATAG
- the LOC121768734 gene encoding mitogen-activated protein kinase kinase kinase 3-like isoform X2 produces the protein MIIIMASGLDLDRVRFRASALLGRPMITLKLRLISLLLDCISNLSPFKLVHIYPYPKFRRGHGENRLSPLMRSPARASRCSTTPVSPLHARLGGMSLDSPGGKLEEGKSELHKLPLPPGSPASPSALPTPRSPGTNESSSYNASKWRKGKLLGRGTFGHVYLGFNSENGQMCAIKEVRLVSDDQSSKESLKQLNQEISLLSQLSHPNIVQYYGSDLSEERLSVYLEYVSGGSIHKLLQEYGAFAEPVIQNYTRQILSGLAYLHGRNTVHRDIKGANILVDPNGEIKLADFGMAKHIANCSSMLSFKGSPYWMAPEVVMNTNGYSLPVDIWSLGCTVLEMATSKPPWSQYEGVAAIFKIGNSKDAPEIPEYLSADAKGFIRLCLQREPSARPTASQLLTHPFVRNQTTARANVNLTREAFPRSFDGSRTPTAQEMQSSRPKNSSFDRDDGPRLNIPRTLLSPRDDTRMITSLPVSPSSSPLRRDVGAYNSFFLSPPHPCYPYVGQSSQNYSDHSVFPLRPISRTSLEIPQFRAQAPFRSPTRNIL, from the exons ATGATCATAATCATGGCGTCGGGTCTGGATCTGGATCGGGTTCGGTTTCGAGCGTCAGCTCTTCTGGGTCGTCCGATGATCACGCTCAAGTTGCGGCTGATCAGCCTGCTTTTAG ATTGTATCTCAAACTTATCTCCTTTCAAACTTGTGCATATATATCCCTATCCAAAGTTTAGAAG AGGACATGGCGAGAACAGATTGAGTCCTTTGATGAGAAGCCCAGCCCGAGCTTCCAGGTGCAGTACAACACCCGTATCACCCCTTCACGCACGTCTTGGTGGAATGAGTTTGGACTCTCCGGGTGGGAAGCTGGAAGAAGGGAAGAGCGAGCTTCATAAACTTCCCCTTCCACCTGGTTCTCCAGCTAGCCCTTCTGCGTTACCAACCCCAAGAAGTCCTGGTACAAATGAAAGCTCGAGTTATAATGCTTCTAAATGGAGAAAAGGAAAGCTTCTAGGAAGAGGCACTTTTGGTCATGTTTACCTTGGCTTTAACAG TGAGAATGGGCAAATGTGCGCCATAAAAGAAGTTAGACTTGTTTCAGATGATCAGTCATCAAAAGAAAGTCTCAAGCAACTGAATCAG GAAATAAGCTTGCTAAGTCAGCTTTCACATCCAAATATTGTTCAATACTATGGAAGTGATCTG AGTGAAGAAAGGTTATCAGTTTATTTGGAGTATGTTTCTGGAGGTTCCATCCACAAATTACTGCAAGAATATGGTGCGTTTGCCGAACCTGTTATCCAAAATTACACCCGTCAGATCCTCTCTGGTCTGGCCTACTTGCACGGGCGCAATACTGTACACAG AGATATCAAGGGAGCAAATATTTTGGTAGACCCAAATGGTGAAATTAAACTTGCTGATTTTGGAATGGCAAAACAT ATAGCTAACTGTTCATCAATGCTCTCCTTCAAAGGAAGTCCTTATTGGATGGCACCTGAG GTGGTTATGAATACAAATGGATACAGCCTTCCAGTAGATATCTGGAGCTTAGGATGCACAGTTCTTGAAATGGCTACTTCTAAACCGCCCTGGAGCCAATATGAAGGG GTTGCTGCTATATTTAAAATCGGAAACAGCAAAGATGCTCCAGAAATTCCAGAGTACCTATCTGCTGATGCAAAAGGTTTCATAAGGCTATGCTTGCAGCGGGAGCCATCTGCCAGGCCAACTGCATCCCAGTTACTCACTCACCCTTTTGTTAGAAATCAAACAACAGCACGGGCCAATGTCAATTTAACAAGAGAGGCTTTTCCTCGGTCTTTTGATGGAAGCCGCACACCG ACTGCTCAGGAAATGCAGTCCAGCAGACCGAAGAACAGCTCTTTTGATAGAGATGATGGTCCGAGGTTAAATATACCAAGAACCTTATTAAGCCCTAG GGATGACACGAGAATGATTACCTCACTGCCTGTATCTCCCTCCTCAAGCCCATTACGACGTGATGTAGGGGCGTACAACAGCTTTTTCCTTTCTCCACCGCACCCCTGTTATCCttatgttgggcagagcagtcAAAATTATAGTGATCACTCAGTATTTCCGTTAAGGCCCATCTCAAGAACATCGCTCGAAATCCCACAATTTAGAGCTCAAGCTCCATTTAGATCTCCAACGAGGAACATACTATAG